CTGTTGTTTTTCTTGCCTTCTACAAATTGAATAGTGGGATGCAAAATTCCTGCTGATATGAGAATGATTGAGATGTTAAGTGGTCAGTTACGTGTTGATCAAGCAATTCTTACAGGTACAAACCATTATTCTGTATTGTTGTATCATGGCTTCTAGTTTACCAAGTGAGGTGGCCCTTCTGGACTATCTAATGAATTGAGAGAATATTGGAATTTGGTGTTGCTATTTTAGAGAGCACATGTCCTAGAGAGATGCTTACAAAAAGGTTTCTCTGAGTGGTGATTTTTATGATCACCTTTGGAGTCAGACCTTCGATTTTTAACTTTCTCATTTTCAAGCTAGATAACCAGGTTTATTGATTGTGCTGCCATTTGTTGAATATTGTGTTTAAACCTTTGACTATTTGAAGTTTGGTTTCAAGGAGAATCCCCCTTAGATTCTGGTGATGATCAGAAGAAGACTTGGGTGATGCTTTTTTGTGCCAAATACTTAATTTGTAGTTGAGTTCAAATAACTTTCAgattttacttatttcatcatGCTGGAAGCAGAACTACAATAGTTTTAATAGGCCTTAGAATGATTGACAAAATCTGGCAGTGTCTACTTTTGGAAGCCCTTATATGGTTTTAGCCTTTGTTGCATAGATAGAGCCATTGATTaatgtttgattattttcttGGTTTATTGGGATAATTTGAGTTCTGAAGTCGTTTCTCTTTTCGAGTAGACAAATGCATGTGCTTTGTTTGCTTCTTGTGTTTCTTTGTGCTTTCCAGGAAATTGGAATATTTGCTTTTGTTGCATCATATTCGAAGTGGTTCTTAAGCCACAGAATGAGAAGGGATTACTTCCCAGAATATTCATGTACCAGACCCGACCGTGCTTATAGTTTTTCCTTGTTGCCTTAGGTGTGAGTCCAGTAGACATTTTTTTTACCCTTTCATACTTGGTTTACTGCTAATGACCTTCTGGTTTTTGTTCGATATCTTGTTATCTCTTTTAATGTTTTCTGCGTGCACATGGTCCAATTCAGCTGAGGATTCTCTGTGTTGGTAGGTGAGAGCAGCTCTGTAGAAAAAGACCTTGAGTCTACCATAGCAACAAATGCTGTATATCAAGACAAGACAAATATTCTTTTCTCAGTAAGACTTCAAGATTATTTTGCACTTCATAACTGGGCATGATGAGTTACTTATGCATGTAAGAAACGGAAAGTCATGGTTTCACTGCTGAAATTAGTTTTTGATTGAGTAGAGTCCAAATGTGGTGCATAATGTGCCATAATTTGGATTAGTGTTGGCAAGGAATATTTCAccttttttcatctttttaagaTTTTCTGGATCATGAATTTTGGTGATCTGAATATATTCATCTAATTGATTGCATGGTAAAAATGCTGACGTAGCACATATGTGCTTTAGGTTATTCCTTCTTGCAAAGGCAAACTACCTATGCTATTTCTACTTCCTTAGCTGAATAAAACTACCATGTTATATATGAGTTTGTACTGAGCCTTTTAGGTCATCTGACTACTGCATTCAAATTAATCTGTTGGATGCTCGGGTGTGCTTTCAGTTTCAAGCTTTTAgattttttgtcttctttttccTAGTTTTGGGtggaaattatataaaattttaacagatGGTCCATAATTCGTTTGGAAGTGAAATATGGTGAGATTATAGGCTGACatgttttttatttcttaaatctTCAGTCAGTttttgtgtataaattgatcagtTGTCGAATCAGATTTGAGAtgttaaattttctttcttttgcaagtTACCAACTACAGCCTTGGTAAAGACTCCTTGCTTTTCCATGTTATTGACAACATATCTTGACATTTTTGGATTGCCAGGGTACTGTTGTGGTTGCTGGCAGGGCAAGAGCTGTTGTTATCGGAGTTGGTGCAAACACTGCTATGGGCAGCATTCGTGATTCAATGTTGCGAACAGATGATGTAtgtacattttcaaatttttaactaGTATGTTTTGCCTAAATTTCTTTCTCCTGGGGGAATGATGTTCTCTCAGTATTTTTCTCTGTTATATCTGTGCTAATATTAACTTCTTTACAAAATTGCTTCCCAAATTTCAAACTTGTTCATATTTCACGAGGATTTAAAATTATGATGCAAGATGCTGTTAATAAACAATACAAAATAGATAATAGCTGTCAGACTGGCgatctttcttttcattttagtgCTGAGgcttctatttttgtttttccaaacCTGTAAAATTCATCTCTATTGGAATATTTATTGTCTTTTTATAACTTTCATCCGAGACTGATTTAAATTATGGTTTTACATAGATGAGCAGTAtgtatttattctaatttttcttGTCTAAAACTGGTTGCAGGAAGCAACACCCTTGAAAAGGAAATTGGATGAATTTGGTACCTTCTTGGCCAAGGTGAATGTGAATCATCTCCTTAAGCTTCAATAGACATCAGGTAGATATGATAACCTACCatggtatgtatttttaaatattggTGTACTTTTAGGTTATTGCAGGAATTTGTGTACTGGTGTGGATTGTAAATATTGGTCATTTTCGTGACCCTGCTCATGGTGGATTCTTGCGTGGTGCAATTCATTACTTTAAGGTAATAGCATGATAATTAACTCTATTTGTTCTACTTGGTGTTTGATTTCCATATCAGACATATTTCCTTACATTTTTAACTTTCAATTACTTGGTTCTGCCTCCATAGATTGCAGTTGCACTTGCAGTTGCAGCGATTCCTGAAGGGCTTCCTGCTGTTGTAACGACGTGAGTGTTTCATCTTCTTTTCTTGTATAAATGTCTCAAAATCATTATGATATCTGTTAAATATAGATATGCTGCTTTGGACTTATGCTTTGAAACTGAATGGGAGATTAAAATGCCTATGAGATGATTGTGTATAGTTGAGGGCAATAAGGGTCAGAGAAGGGCAAACACTCTTTCTTAGGGCCAGCATTATTAAGATCAAAGAGTCAGAGGGTGAAAAGATCTCAGTTCCTGGTTCTCTTGTAGCTGGATCCTCCAGAACCACAAAAATGAGTTGAGGGCTGAAGATATGACATAAGAATTTAGAAAGTCCCTTGTCATATAATTTTGTGTGCCTCAAATAGCAGAAATAACTGAAGAATCTAAAAGCGTATCTCAATCTTACTTTTCATTGGTAGTTGTAAGCTTATGTTGATTGGTGCTATCAATTATCTGAAAGTATTTTGTATATTCCTCAAATGTCTGATAATTTTTCATCACATGTTATTTATAGACTCGCACTAATGAGTACTAGTACTAAAAtccaatttttttcatttctatgAGGGATTGTTATAaacttgcatttctttttggctGCTTTGTGGTGTTTTTCACTTTTTCTAGGTGTTTGGCTCTCGGAACGAAACGAATGGCTCGACTAAATGCTATTGTTCGATCCTTGCCTTCAGTTGAAACTTTAGGCTGCACTACAGTGATTTGCAGTGACAAAACAGGAACTCTGACGACAAATATGATGTCAGTTTCAAAGGTAATTGTACTAGAACACTTACTCACTGAGAGTTTTATATCTTACCTCCAAAATTAGTTTTCTTCTTGGTTTGTTTAGTCATTTATATTATTGCTTCTTTTGTTTCTAAGCTGTTGCTTCCACTGTTGTTGATGGtgaaattttggtttggtttgcaTGTTGCAAACATTATGGAAAAAAGCAATGGATAAGTGCACCAAGACACGGTCCCTAATtgttgttaattttgaattttattataacataaaataattatagaaacTTTAGCTTCATTGAAGCTGGTTAAAGGGAACCTGCACTTATGGCTTCTATATAATCAAAGCTTTACTATCATTTTAGTTCCTAACAGAATGATATTTCTTTCTGCATTCTCCTTTATCTCAGATATGTGTGGTCCACTCCATAAAAAATGGTCCTGAAGTTGCTGAATTTGGTGTCAGTGGGACAACATATGCTCCAGAAGgttttatatttgataacactGGGGTTCAGGTATTTATTTGTCGATTATGGAAgctgccatatacttaaaataataaatacgGTCCCTAttgttcatcatcatcatcctcatCATTGCTAGGTTGCCCCATAATCTGGACCGCCTGGGTGTACCCCATGGTTTTCACCTATGTTGGAAACTTACCACACAAAATAAGTTTGAATGCTCTGTACAAGACTTGGATATGGCTTGAATCCCATCACATAAATTGATAGATGCCTCACTATATTCATTAGATGCAATGATTGGTGATTGTGCTTATCTATTTTAGATATACACACAGAATATATTGTTTGGGAACAACTATTTTGGCAAATGAAACTAGATGCGTGCATAATAATAGTTTCTTACTTCTGGATCATTTAGGATAGTTCCATTCTGCATTTCATCTATACAACATTTGTTGTTTTGCAGCTAGAATTCCCTGCTCAGTTACCTTGTCTTCTTCACATAGCAATGTGCTCAGCTTTATGCAATGAGTCTCTCTTACAGTATAATCCAGACAAGGGAAACTATGAAAAAATTGGAGAGTCAACTGAAGTAGCTCTGCGGGTGTTGGCGGAAAAGGTTTGTATACTTTGTTCTACTGGCCAGCTAGATGCAGTTCCTTTCATATTCTGCCACCTTCTTTGCATGCATATTATGCGTGTGACCTGTTGCTTATATGAGACATCAAAACAAGCCACTgctagtattttatttttactccCCTTTCTGTTTATATAATCTTTTGTAATTATTCATTTTCGGTGTAACTTATTTATCTCACTGATTCTTTCAGGTTGGGCTTCCTGGCTTTGATTCTATGCCTTCTGCTTTGAACATGCTGAGCAAGCATGAGCGAGCTTCCTACTGTAATCACTATTGGGAAAACCAATTTAAAAAGGTTTGGATTCATATTTTGTTTTCTTATGATAGGTTTTTCATGTTTGTGGGATTTGAGTCCAATTGTTTGCATAAGAACAATCTGATATGAATTTCTATGGATGAGAACAGTTTCTCATGTTTAAGCactttaggggaaaaagtgtccTGTTTTTGTTTTTCTGGATGCATGTTCTGGATATTTTATGGTTCTGCTTGTTGCTACttgattaattgataaattttgtagATCTATTATTTTCCACTTGAAAGTTGTCTTAAATTTACAGTGATGATGGCTGCTCTTTGATTAATTGCTTCTTTGTCCCTTGCAGGTTTCTGTTTTGGAATTTTCCCGGGATCGTAAAATGATGAGTGTCCTTTGTAACCATAAGCAGATGGAAATTATGTTTTCTAAAGGTGCTCCCGAGAGTATCATCTCTAGGTGTACAAATATCCTCTGCAATAATGATGGCTCCACCATTCCAATGGATGCTACACTTCGGGCTGAGCTGGACTCAAGATTCAACAGGTTagatttcattttgttttcagATATTCATTAACTTTTTGTTTATGCCCTTCCCACTTTCTGGTTATTCTTAATTTACTATGCATCAGATGCCACTAGGAGTAGCCATTAGGGATTTACTCATACAGTTGAAAGAGAGGAGTATGGAGGCTCCTGACAAAATCTGAGTTCctgtgataaaaaaaattgaccgTTGTCTGCATTTTAATGCAATGTGAATAGAATGTGATTGTTGTGCACATTGACATCTCTAGTCCAAAATGTGTGGATATGAAGAGAGCAAACTAAAATGCACCTCGTTTCTTGCATGGCAGAGTGTTATTGAATAGTTGAACTGACTGCCACATATGCGTAGACACTCATATCTGAGTTATAAAATGACAAAAAGTTGGTTATTATCTGTGACGTTTATGAAAACTTATGCTACTAGAAGGCCAAATCATATGTCAGATTTGATGACAATACATGCTAGCTCTTGTTTTTCAGGGTAGTAAAAGTTTTTGGTGTTTTGATTAACTTGTGGAATTACTGTCTGCTGCTATATTTTCTAGATCAAGTTGTTGTTTGAAGTTTTGCATCTTACCAATCAATATCTTCTGGTTCAGCTTTGATTTACGCTGTGTTTCTTCATTTTTCAGTTTTGCAGGAAAAGAAACATTGAGATGTTTGGCTTTAGCATTGAAGATAATGCCCATGGGTCAACAGATACTCTCCTTTGATGATGAGAAAGATCTTACCTTTATTGGGTTGGTATGCTATCTTTTCATGATAGAATACTTGAATCTGCTTTTATGTGATCGTTGGAATTGCCtaattggctattcaaattcctgatatattttctttttactgTTCATCCTTTCTAAAAGGTTGGCATGCTTGATCCACCACGGGAGGAAGTGAGGAATGCTATGATTTCATGCATGACTGCCGGTATACGTGTTATTGTTGTTACTGGAGATAATAAGGTATATTGGCATTGTATCGCCTGGTTCTTGCAAATGTCTATTTTCTTTTCCTGCTGTCACTTGCACATCTAATTTCAGATAAAATTTCAGTCCACAGCCGAATCTGTTTGTCGGAAGATAGGTGCTTTTGATCACTTAGTAGATTATGTTGGGCATTCGTACACTGCTGCTGAGTTTGAAGAGCTTCCAGGAACGCAGCAAACAATGGCATTGCAACGTATGGCACTCCTCACCAGGTATTAATGGTTTGGTTTATGCAGTGTATCTTTCTAGATGTTATAGATCTTGTTATCCTCTCAGCTCATGGGGTGTGCTTGGTTGGGTGAATAGTGGAAGGATGGGAGGAGTGGAGAAGTGGAAAGAGAATAAATTATGAGTGTGCTTGGTAGGGAAGAAAAGTGAGAGGAAAAAAAATAGGAGGGATGATCATTTTTCTAATGAATAAAAATCAATCCTTCCAAATTGGAATGAtgagagaagagaaaatgaaagatGTGTATATTAGTTTAAAGATAtccatttttcaaatgttttattttctttcctttcatttttcaactctaccaagcaatggacggaaagaaaaagtaaatttctTTCCATGTTTCCATCTTTCATACCAAGCACATCTatggaaagaaaatttatattttccatCTTTCTATATTTCTATCCCTTAAATTTTCCATCTTTCCAATTTCCTTTCCACCCTACCAAGCAAAGGCTTAATGTTTTAGTTATCTTCTCCTATGTAAAATATTCTTTCTGTTGATGTTCATTTCTCTAAATTTACAGGGTTGAGCCTTCTCATAAAAGAATGCTAGTTGAGGCCTTACAAAATCAGAATGAAGTTGTAGGTTTCATATATAAAGTTTTCTGGTTATAAATTGCagtatcatttatttatttcctaCTATTGACTTTGctgttattttattaactttattgATACGCTCTGCTTATTTCTCCAATAATTTGTAACAATAGTAACTTTTATTAGGTTGCAATGACTGGTGACGGTGTCAATGATGCACCTGCACTTAAGAAAGCAGATATTGGAGTTGCCATGGGATCTGGAACAGCTGTTGCAAAGGTTTGCATAAGTTGCCTCTCTCCATTTTATTTGCTCTCAtatgttcattttcatttttagtgGTAGGATGTCTAAAatcacaattttataaaaattgtataaCCAATATAAAAACAACTATGCATTCTAATGACACAATGATATCTACTTTCTACGTTACTGGCTTTTAAAACCATAATCCTTTTAGCCATGATGCTCTCATTTTGTTTGATATATGTTCACTTTGATGTTATTTGAAGAGTAATGCTCTTTGGTTTTCTTCATTCTCTTTATCTTTATTCTTCCAAATACAGAGCGCTTCAGATATGGTTTTAGCTGATGACAATTGTATAACCAATATAAAAACAACTATGCATTCTAATGACACAATGATATCTACTTTCTACGTTACTGGCTTTTAAAACCATAATCCTTTTAGCCATGATGCTCTCATTTTGTTTGATATATGTTCACTTTGATGTTATTTGAAGAGTAATGCTCTTTGGTTTTCTTCATTCTCTTTATCTTTATTCTTCCAAATACAGAGCGCTTCAGATATGGTTTTAGCTGATGACAATTGTATAACCAATATAAAAACAACTATGCATTCTAATGACACAATGATATCTACTTTCTACGTTACTGGCTTTTAAAACCATAATCCTTTTAGCCATGATGCTCTCATTTTGTTTGATATATGTTCACTTTGATGTTATTTGAAGAGTAATGCTCTTTGGTTTTCTTCATTCTCTTTATCTTTATTCTTCCAAATACAGAGCGCTTCAGATATGGTTTTAGCTGATGACAATTGTATAACCAATATAAAAACAACTATGCATTCTAATGACACAATGATATCTACTTTCTACGTTACTGGCTTTTAAAACCATAATCCTTTTAGCCATGATGCTCTCATTTTGTTTGATATATGTTCACTTTGATGTTATTTGAAGAGTAATGCTCTTTGGTTTTCTTCATTCTCTTTATCTTTATTCTTCCAAATACAGAGCGCTTCAGATATGGTTTTAGCTGATGACAATTGTATAACCAATATAAAAACAACTATGCATTCTAATGACACAATGATATCTACTTTCTACGTTACTGGCTTTTAAAACCATAATCCTTTTAGCCATGATGCTCTCATTTTGTTTGATATATGTTCACTTTGATGTTATTTGAAGAGTAATGCTCTTTGGTTTTCTTCATTCTCTTTATCTTTATTCTTCCAAATACAGAGCGCTTCAGATATGGTTTTAGCTGATGACAATTTTGCTACCATTGTGGCGGTATGTTAGTTACAGTTTGTTCCATATTCTTCATGACATATTTGTATTCTTGTTATTTTTTCTGTTCTAAAGTACATGCATACCTTCAGATAAAGGATGTAAAAATTGTTGTCTTTTCAATTTGGGCAGGCTGTTGCTGAAGGAAGGGCTATATACAACAACACAAAGCAGTTCATCAGATACATGATCTCTTCAAATATTGGAGAAGTAGTTTGTATTTTCGTGGCAGCTGTGCTAGGAATACCTGATACCCTTGCTCCTGTGAGTATGTTGATTTAAGAATTACACTTTCAATTTAGCATCTCATATCTTTAAATGAGGGGAGGAAAAAGAAACTACATTTTGTTTTGAGTACTTTTCATCATATTGATTAAATAATGACAATGATAAGATATTTACATCTTAGCTGTCCAATAGAATATATCCTGATCTGGGCCTTCTTGTTCATATCATTTACATGATACTTTCATTACTTTCTAAGATTTTTGATAACCTTTCTAAGGTTTTCATTGTCTTATTTTGGCAGTCCTAAATAAATGAtacttttgattttttcttttaaacaatGTCCAGGTCCAGCTGCTATGGGTCAACTTGGTTACTGATGGATTGCCTGCCACTGCCATCGGATTCAATAAGCCGGACTCTGATGTGATGAAGGCCAAACCTCGCAAAGTACtgcatttattattttcattatcttATTTGACCAATCAAGATTATGTTTAAGAAGAAAACATGTAAAGAAGAGCcaaatatttagaaattttacCGAAcactaaagtgtttttaaaaaaaaaaagccataAATACAAGATTGGATTGGTTTTATTAACTTTTTcttattttggtttttaaaaaGTTCTTTTTGATAGTTAGGCATATTGTGTGATAAAAATTACAGATTTatctttctattttaattttctaatatGATACATTTGTAGATAACTAATTTTTTGTTTCAATTCAGGTCAATCACTTTACTTAACTTGGTTGTGCAGGTAAGTGAAGCAGTGGTCTCTGGCTGGCTGTTCTTTCGATATTTGGTGATTGGAGGTGCATATAAATGCTGTACTTCTAATAATTTGGAATgctttgtttcacttttggggcaTCTTCTAAGCTACTTTCAATCTACAATATCATTTTGCTTTGCTTCCTTCACGTATTTTTTAACAATTAAGTTCCGAGTTTTGTTATCAGTTTCTTACATCATTTGGAtagacttaattttttattttgtaaaattttcattaGTAATGATTTTTTATTCCTGGCTGATGCAGCTTATGTTGGCCTTGCAACTGTTGCGGGGTTCATATGGTGGTTCATTTATTCAGAAACTGGTCCTAAACTACCATATACTGAATTGGTaagtttctattttcttttatgtttactAATGTGAAAAATTAGTTCCAAGTTCCTGGGGTTGGCGATGTCTTCTGGTTGGAGTTTTGATGTTAATGAATGTGTGCCCTTGAGATGTGTTTGAGAAATATGAAGAGGTAGCTGTTTCTTCCTTGTTATTGGCCAGGGTGCAATTTTGATTTAtcaccaatttttttaattacgAATTGTGTAGGATAAGCCATTCAATAATGATTGCAGTTAGATTGGCTAGcaaaattgttttagtgaatGTATCTTTTGAGACTTCTTTGTTTTAACGCATGAACTATCATAAGTAAAGAGTAATTTGGTCTGTGGGATTTTTTGAACTTGTTCCCCAATTACATTTTTGTAtcttaaatttcaacataaaaaatCGAACCACTTACTTtgtgggaaaagaaaaaaaagaattactCTGCACTTTTAGCTTTTAGATTTATGATCATAGGCTTCAAAATCTCTCTTCAAGCTTTGCTTGTCTTTATATAGTTCTTTTGAAATACCTGATAAAATTCATTTGTTGTAGATGAATTTTGATACATGCCCGACAAGGGAGACAACTTATCCATGCAGTATCTTTGAGGATCGGCATCCATCGACTGTGGCCATGACTGTGCTTGTTGTTGTTGAGATGTTTAATGCGTTGAATAACCTCAGTGAAAACCAATCACTTCTGTAAGTATAGTGTTTCCTTCACTATTATTTGACCAAAatactaaaaaggaaaaaaaaagaaaaattttgcaCTAATTTTCCCAACTATATTTAATTTTAGGGTTATTCCTCCTTGGAGTAATTTGTGGCTGGTTGCTTCAATAATCCTAACCATGCTTCTTCACATACTAATTCTGTATGTTCCCTCACTATCTACACTATTCTCCGTAAGTTGATTCCTCTATCTGCCTTGATATTGAATGTATttctactttcttttttcttatttgagGAAACTTAATGGCATATAACTTTGTTTGATAGGTTACATCATTGTCTTGGAATGAGTGGGCTGTTATCCTGTATCTTTCTTTCCCTGTAAGTTCTAAGTAGTAATAACTTTTCTAACGGGTAAATGCATTGTATATGGTATGGCTTTATGTTGCATTGTTTTTCATGGTACACGCATCATCTTGGCCTTCAACTATCGGTGGGTGTGGAATATGGCTTTCACtgagatattatttattttactctaGCATTCTCTTCTATCTGCTGCAGGTTATAATTATTGACGAGGTTCTAAAGTTCTTTTCAAGAAACTCCCATGGTAATGCTTACTGTTCCTTTGGCAGTGTATCTGCTGACCTAATAAACAATCATGTGTCTTACATATGCGACGAACATACAATATATTGCATCATGTTTCTGATCATATTTAAAAGAAGTGCTGCAACCATAAAa
The genomic region above belongs to Gossypium hirsutum isolate 1008001.06 chromosome D05, Gossypium_hirsutum_v2.1, whole genome shotgun sequence and contains:
- the LOC107957902 gene encoding calcium-transporting ATPase 3, endoplasmic reticulum-type isoform X2 yields the protein MEDAYARSVSEVLDFFGVDSSKGLTDFQVSQHARLYGKNVLPEEERTPFWKLVFKQFDDLLVKILIAAALVSFLLALINGETGLIAFLEPSVILMILAANAAVGVITETNAEKALEELRAYQADIATVLRNGCFSILPATELVPGDIVEVSVGCKIPADMRMIEMLSGQLRVDQAILTGESSSVEKDLESTIATNAVYQDKTNILFSGTVVVAGRARAVVIGVGANTAMGSIRDSMLRTDDEATPLKRKLDEFGTFLAKVIAGICVLVWIVNIGHFRDPAHGGFLRGAIHYFKIAVALAVAAIPEGLPAVVTTCLALGTKRMARLNAIVRSLPSVETLGCTTVICSDKTGTLTTNMMSVSKICVVHSIKNGPEVAEFGVSGTTYAPEGFIFDNTGVQLEFPAQLPCLLHIAMCSALCNESLLQYNPDKGNYEKIGESTEVALRVLAEKVGLPGFDSMPSALNMLSKHERASYCNHYWENQFKKVSVLEFSRDRKMMSVLCNHKQMEIMFSKGAPESIISRCTNILCNNDGSTIPMDATLRAELDSRFNSFAGKETLRCLALALKIMPMGQQILSFDDEKDLTFIGLVGMLDPPREEVRNAMISCMTAGIRVIVVTGDNKSTAESVCRKIGAFDHLVDYVGHSYTAAEFEELPGTQQTMALQRMALLTRVEPSHKRMLVEALQNQNEVVAMTGDGVNDAPALKKADIGVAMGSGTAVAKSASDMVLADDNFATIVAAVAEGRAIYNNTKQFIRYMISSNIGEVVCIFVAAVLGIPDTLAPVQLLWVNLVTDGLPATAIGFNKPDSDVMKAKPRKVSEAVVSGWLFFRYLVIGAYVGLATVAGFIWWFIYSETGPKLPYTELMNFDTCPTRETTYPCSIFEDRHPSTVAMTVLVVVEMFNALNNLSENQSLLVIPPWSNLWLVASIILTMLLHILILYVPSLSTLFSVTSLSWNEWAVILYLSFPVIIIDEVLKFFSRNSHGIRFNFRFRRYDALPKKELRDK
- the LOC107957902 gene encoding calcium-transporting ATPase 3, endoplasmic reticulum-type isoform X1; its protein translation is MEDAYARSVSEVLDFFGVDSSKGLTDFQVSQHARLYGKNVLPEEERTPFWKLVFKQFDDLLVKILIAAALVSFLLALINGETGLIAFLEPSVILMILAANAAVGVITETNAEKALEELRAYQADIATVLRNGCFSILPATELVPGDIVEVSVGCKIPADMRMIEMLSGQLRVDQAILTGESSSVEKDLESTIATNAVYQDKTNILFSGTVVVAGRARAVVIGVGANTAMGSIRDSMLRTDDEATPLKRKLDEFGTFLAKVIAGICVLVWIVNIGHFRDPAHGGFLRGAIHYFKIAVALAVAAIPEGLPAVVTTCLALGTKRMARLNAIVRSLPSVETLGCTTVICSDKTGTLTTNMMSVSKICVVHSIKNGPEVAEFGVSGTTYAPEGFIFDNTGVQLEFPAQLPCLLHIAMCSALCNESLLQYNPDKGNYEKIGESTEVALRVLAEKVGLPGFDSMPSALNMLSKHERASYCNHYWENQFKKVSVLEFSRDRKMMSVLCNHKQMEIMFSKGAPESIISRCTNILCNNDGSTIPMDATLRAELDSRFNSFAGKETLRCLALALKIMPMGQQILSFDDEKDLTFIGLVGMLDPPREEVRNAMISCMTAGIRVIVVTGDNKIKFQSTAESVCRKIGAFDHLVDYVGHSYTAAEFEELPGTQQTMALQRMALLTRVEPSHKRMLVEALQNQNEVVAMTGDGVNDAPALKKADIGVAMGSGTAVAKSASDMVLADDNFATIVAAVAEGRAIYNNTKQFIRYMISSNIGEVVCIFVAAVLGIPDTLAPVQLLWVNLVTDGLPATAIGFNKPDSDVMKAKPRKVSEAVVSGWLFFRYLVIGAYVGLATVAGFIWWFIYSETGPKLPYTELMNFDTCPTRETTYPCSIFEDRHPSTVAMTVLVVVEMFNALNNLSENQSLLVIPPWSNLWLVASIILTMLLHILILYVPSLSTLFSVTSLSWNEWAVILYLSFPVIIIDEVLKFFSRNSHGIRFNFRFRRYDALPKKELRDK
- the LOC107957902 gene encoding calcium-transporting ATPase 3, endoplasmic reticulum-type isoform X4, with product MEDAYARSVSEVLDFFGVDSSKGLTDFQVSQHARLYGKNVLPEEERTPFWKLVFKQFDDLLVKILIAAALVSFLLALINGETGLIAFLEPSVILMILAANAAVGVITETNAEKALEELRAYQADIATVLRNGCFSILPATELVPGDIVEVSVGCKIPADMRMIEMLSGQLRVDQAILTGESSSVEKDLESTIATNAVYQDKTNILFSGTVVVAGRARAVVIGVGANTAMGSIRDSMLRTDDEATPLKRKLDEFGTFLAKVIAGICVLVWIVNIGHFRDPAHGGFLRGAIHYFKIAVALAVAAIPEGLPAVVTTCLALGTKRMARLNAIVRSLPSVETLGCTTVICSDKTGTLTTNMMSVSKICVVHSIKNGPEVAEFGVSGTTYAPEGFIFDNTGVQYNPDKGNYEKIGESTEVALRVLAEKVGLPGFDSMPSALNMLSKHERASYCNHYWENQFKKVSVLEFSRDRKMMSVLCNHKQMEIMFSKGAPESIISRCTNILCNNDGSTIPMDATLRAELDSRFNSFAGKETLRCLALALKIMPMGQQILSFDDEKDLTFIGLVGMLDPPREEVRNAMISCMTAGIRVIVVTGDNKSTAESVCRKIGAFDHLVDYVGHSYTAAEFEELPGTQQTMALQRMALLTRVEPSHKRMLVEALQNQNEVVAMTGDGVNDAPALKKADIGVAMGSGTAVAKSASDMVLADDNFATIVAAVAEGRAIYNNTKQFIRYMISSNIGEVVCIFVAAVLGIPDTLAPVQLLWVNLVTDGLPATAIGFNKPDSDVMKAKPRKVSEAVVSGWLFFRYLVIGAYVGLATVAGFIWWFIYSETGPKLPYTELMNFDTCPTRETTYPCSIFEDRHPSTVAMTVLVVVEMFNALNNLSENQSLLVIPPWSNLWLVASIILTMLLHILILYVPSLSTLFSVTSLSWNEWAVILYLSFPVIIIDEVLKFFSRNSHGIRFNFRFRRYDALPKKELRDK